Proteins found in one Pseudodesulfovibrio sp. JC047 genomic segment:
- a CDS encoding YqaE/Pmp3 family membrane protein, producing the protein MEIIRIIISVLIPPIGAFLKVGLGLQFWVNLLLTILGYFPGLVHVIWLLSRK; encoded by the coding sequence ATGGAAATCATCCGTATTATCATCTCGGTCCTTATTCCACCCATCGGTGCCTTCCTCAAAGTTGGCCTCGGACTCCAATTCTGGGTCAACCTCCTGCTGACCATCCTCGGCTACTTCCCGGGACTGGTTCACGTTATCTGGTTGCTTTCCAGAAAATAA
- a CDS encoding DUF3298 and DUF4163 domain-containing protein, which translates to MNAIRLVSITVALLLFWPAQLCAESPCAPQVLSKIHIAEETAGFVVDATYPVLCAPNANAVIRDWVANRLFDFKKIDPGHDLSIFPHKYELAMDSSVWPAASRRFTSVKLDISVYTGGAHANHWPKTWIFDLVDGHQLTLNDLFTDPESALPNIAKLCQATLISSLGPENQPTILAGTAPKPENYKHFILTPEGLVFFFPPYQVASFADGEQIVTIPYSLLTEDLAPSLLQQLELDSSLSEDSPTV; encoded by the coding sequence ATGAACGCCATCCGGCTCGTCTCAATCACGGTCGCCCTTCTGCTCTTCTGGCCGGCACAACTTTGTGCCGAATCCCCATGCGCTCCGCAGGTTCTCTCTAAAATTCACATTGCCGAAGAAACTGCCGGTTTTGTCGTTGATGCCACCTATCCCGTGCTCTGCGCTCCCAACGCCAACGCCGTCATTCGCGACTGGGTGGCAAACCGTCTTTTCGATTTCAAAAAGATCGATCCGGGGCACGATCTGTCCATCTTTCCCCACAAATATGAACTCGCCATGGACTCCAGTGTCTGGCCCGCCGCCTCACGTCGATTCACCTCGGTCAAGCTCGATATCAGTGTGTACACCGGCGGTGCCCACGCCAACCATTGGCCAAAAACCTGGATTTTCGATCTGGTGGACGGCCATCAGCTCACATTGAACGATCTTTTCACCGATCCCGAATCCGCGCTGCCCAATATCGCGAAGCTCTGTCAGGCCACGCTCATCAGCTCACTCGGCCCGGAAAATCAGCCGACCATTCTTGCCGGAACCGCTCCCAAGCCCGAAAACTACAAGCACTTCATCCTGACTCCCGAGGGACTGGTCTTTTTCTTCCCGCCCTATCAAGTCGCGTCCTTTGCCGACGGCGAACAGATCGTCACCATCCCCTATTCCCTGCTCACCGAAGACCTCGCTCCCTCGCTTCTCCAACAGCTTGAACTCGACTCTTCTCTGTCCGAAGACAGCCCGACTGTGTGA
- the hypF gene encoding carbamoyltransferase HypF: MTPIRQKFTITGQVQGVGFRPFVYRIARDTAVSGTVNNSSAGVLIEVQGFPEQMTAFSHALQNTLPPLAKIVTFKQETIPVVLGEEDFIILKSTGGVGHSVLISPDVATCQDCLDDILDPTNRRYRYPFTNCTNCGPRYTITRSIPYDRPQTSMACFPLCPDCQQEYENPLDRRFHAQPNACADCGPSVWLTDGSGTTLAKNDDALKQLATALSDGKIAAVKGLGGFHLVCNAMSDTAVTTLRERKHRPDKPLAVMVPTLDHARHLADMLPADQEWLTGRHRPIVLAAKHHPFPLAKQVAPDTNFVGIMLPYTPLHHILLHDFAAVTLHEIPALVMTSGNMSSEPICLDNEEALERLGDIADVFLFHNRDILIRTDDSVVRVNPVTQDPIFMRRARGFVPAPVFIPKKGPTVLGVGPELKCTLTLTKDDQAFTSQHIGNMSNLETLEFHTEILAHLQDILQVKPELIVRDLHPDYMTSTLAEDIGKALDIPVMTLQHHYAHIYANLAENKHTGPAIGLALDGTGYGEDGTIWGGECLMVVPEEMDHQRLAHFSHIALPGGEAAVREPWRIAQAALWELGIKEPGKYQWPWLTNFAAQSRFLPQILKKGINTPKTSSCGRLFDGVAALCGLIETINYEGQAAILLEKVQDMTETGIYPCPLQSDAPISLNTLSLVRCVVEDLEKGTPVPTIARRFHRGLINGLTKMAFSFASVLNIHHVALSGGVMQNLTLATELPQALDAAGLIPLVHRQLPPNDGCISLGQAVWGQRRLCLKA; this comes from the coding sequence ATGACTCCCATACGGCAGAAATTCACCATTACCGGACAGGTCCAGGGCGTTGGATTTCGCCCGTTCGTCTACCGAATAGCACGAGACACGGCTGTGTCCGGCACGGTCAACAATTCCTCTGCCGGTGTGCTCATCGAAGTGCAGGGATTCCCCGAACAGATGACCGCCTTTTCCCATGCGCTCCAAAATACGCTGCCACCATTGGCAAAAATCGTCACTTTCAAGCAGGAAACCATCCCTGTAGTCCTCGGTGAAGAGGACTTCATCATCCTCAAATCCACGGGCGGAGTCGGGCATTCCGTGCTCATCAGCCCGGATGTCGCCACCTGTCAGGACTGTCTCGACGACATTCTCGACCCGACCAACCGCCGCTATCGATACCCTTTCACCAACTGCACCAATTGCGGCCCACGCTACACCATCACCCGGTCCATTCCCTATGACCGCCCACAGACATCCATGGCCTGTTTCCCGCTCTGCCCAGACTGTCAGCAGGAATATGAAAATCCGCTGGACCGCCGGTTTCACGCCCAACCCAACGCCTGTGCGGACTGCGGCCCTTCAGTCTGGCTCACGGATGGCTCAGGCACCACGCTCGCCAAAAACGACGACGCGCTCAAGCAGCTTGCCACGGCATTAAGCGACGGGAAAATCGCTGCGGTCAAAGGGCTCGGCGGATTTCATCTGGTCTGCAACGCCATGTCCGACACCGCAGTGACCACGCTGCGAGAACGCAAGCATCGCCCAGACAAGCCATTGGCTGTCATGGTGCCGACATTGGACCACGCCCGACATCTGGCCGACATGCTGCCTGCGGACCAGGAATGGCTGACAGGCCGTCACAGGCCCATTGTCCTTGCAGCCAAACACCATCCCTTCCCCTTGGCAAAACAGGTTGCCCCGGACACAAATTTCGTGGGAATCATGCTTCCCTACACGCCGCTGCACCACATCCTGCTTCACGATTTTGCCGCCGTGACCCTGCACGAAATTCCTGCACTGGTCATGACCTCGGGCAACATGAGTTCCGAGCCGATCTGTCTGGACAACGAAGAAGCACTCGAACGACTCGGCGACATTGCAGACGTTTTTCTCTTTCACAACCGGGATATCCTCATCCGAACAGACGATTCCGTGGTCCGCGTCAATCCCGTCACGCAGGACCCGATTTTCATGCGCCGTGCCCGAGGCTTTGTTCCCGCCCCGGTATTCATTCCGAAAAAAGGACCAACCGTTCTCGGCGTGGGTCCCGAATTGAAATGCACCCTGACCCTGACCAAAGACGATCAGGCTTTCACCAGTCAGCACATCGGGAACATGTCCAATCTGGAGACACTGGAATTTCACACCGAAATTCTGGCACACCTCCAGGATATCCTTCAAGTCAAACCGGAACTCATTGTTCGCGACCTGCACCCGGATTACATGACGTCCACACTAGCCGAAGACATTGGCAAGGCCCTGGACATCCCGGTCATGACGCTCCAACACCACTATGCCCACATCTATGCCAATCTGGCCGAAAACAAGCACACCGGTCCGGCCATTGGTCTGGCTCTGGACGGTACGGGGTATGGTGAAGACGGCACAATCTGGGGCGGTGAATGTCTCATGGTCGTCCCAGAAGAAATGGATCACCAACGACTGGCCCACTTCTCTCACATCGCGTTACCCGGCGGGGAAGCTGCGGTCAGGGAACCGTGGCGCATCGCCCAGGCCGCTCTCTGGGAGCTTGGCATCAAGGAGCCAGGAAAATATCAATGGCCGTGGCTCACCAATTTTGCCGCCCAAAGCCGATTCCTCCCCCAAATTCTCAAAAAAGGCATCAACACGCCAAAGACCTCCAGTTGTGGCCGCCTTTTTGACGGAGTGGCCGCGCTCTGCGGACTGATCGAAACCATCAATTATGAAGGACAGGCTGCCATTCTCCTCGAAAAGGTTCAGGACATGACCGAAACAGGTATCTATCCCTGTCCCCTCCAATCTGATGCCCCCATTTCCCTGAACACGCTTTCTCTGGTACGGTGTGTGGTGGAGGATCTGGAAAAGGGCACCCCCGTTCCGACCATCGCCCGTCGGTTCCATCGGGGACTCATCAACGGGTTGACCAAAATGGCGTTCTCCTTTGCCTCGGTATTAAATATCCACCATGTCGCGCTGTCCGGTGGGGTCATGCAAAACCTGACTCTCGCCACGGAACTGCCACAGGCCCTTGATGCCGCCGGATTGATTCCATTGGTCCACCGCCAGCTTCCGCCAAACGACGGGTGCATCTCTCTGGGCCAGGCTGTCTGGGGCCAAAGGAGACTGTGCCTCAAAGCATAA
- a CDS encoding DUF362 domain-containing protein, whose protein sequence is MHSNILAFPGFGCNRFLLSTPDPPPILRTMNFPVAMLHVPEYAHATLETAVDHVFAASALHVTPGQRVLVKPNLVNGRNARHSTSNPAVVKTVCGWLLDHGAHITVADSPAIGPASYVARNSGLAQALAPLGLSVVGLKKAVPLPLTQGGHIGISQNALEADRILNIPKLKVHGQMVMSCAVKNLFGCVVGFRKALAHNRLGHDRALFQAMLMDVSTALPQCHHLVDGIHAMHKNGPIDGELFPLNLLAACPDDIAVDTAIYSLLGLTPDQVPLWTEAISRNKPGAHLEALHFPLAHPSDFDPTGFTMAPDRELSFAPSRIISGRIRSLLKYLKKQ, encoded by the coding sequence AACACCCGATCCCCCACCTATACTTCGCACCATGAATTTTCCTGTTGCCATGCTTCATGTCCCGGAATACGCCCACGCCACGCTCGAAACCGCCGTGGACCACGTCTTTGCAGCGTCCGCACTGCACGTCACTCCGGGCCAGCGCGTTCTGGTCAAACCAAATCTTGTCAATGGCCGCAATGCCCGACACAGCACGTCCAATCCCGCCGTGGTCAAGACCGTCTGCGGCTGGCTTCTGGACCACGGTGCTCATATCACCGTGGCCGATTCCCCGGCCATCGGTCCCGCGTCCTACGTCGCTCGCAACTCAGGGCTGGCACAGGCTCTCGCCCCGCTCGGACTCTCTGTCGTCGGACTGAAAAAGGCGGTCCCGCTGCCCCTGACACAGGGCGGACACATTGGCATATCCCAAAACGCGCTGGAAGCCGATCGCATCCTCAACATCCCGAAACTCAAGGTTCATGGCCAAATGGTCATGTCCTGTGCAGTCAAGAATCTCTTCGGCTGTGTGGTCGGGTTTCGCAAGGCACTGGCCCACAATCGATTGGGACACGACCGGGCCTTGTTCCAAGCCATGCTCATGGACGTCTCTACCGCACTGCCTCAATGCCACCATCTTGTGGATGGAATTCACGCCATGCACAAAAATGGTCCCATTGACGGCGAGCTGTTCCCGCTCAACCTCCTTGCTGCCTGTCCTGACGACATTGCCGTGGACACCGCCATCTACTCGCTCCTCGGCCTCACCCCGGATCAAGTCCCGCTCTGGACCGAAGCCATCTCCCGCAACAAACCTGGCGCACATCTGGAAGCCCTCCATTTTCCGCTGGCCCATCCTTCGGACTTTGACCCCACCGGATTCACCATGGCCCCGGACCGGGAACTCTCCTTTGCACCCTCCAGAATCATCAGCGGGAGAATCCGAAGTTTATTGAAGTATCTCAAAAAACAGTGA